In the genome of Arachis hypogaea cultivar Tifrunner chromosome 9, arahy.Tifrunner.gnm2.J5K5, whole genome shotgun sequence, the window AAAAACATAAATTCTTAaagaaccaacaatttttaatattttttaattattatttgatcagtacaaatattaaattatttttaataaataaattttattaatttatgtatgtaaaatctaaaaaaaataagtataaattatattagtTTACGTGTGTAAATTCTAGtaattataaatacaaattatatatatatatatatatatatatatatatatatatatatatatatatacttcttaTGTGCAAAACCCTTTAAATATAAGTgcaagacaaaaaaaataatatttgttggcTATGAAAttgttcttaaaaaaatatacgtctaatatttataattacatatttaatattatttatttattctaataatatttaaaaatataaaataattaagataaacagtaaataaaaatacaaaataaaatcatttaaacTGTTTTAGACTAGTTTGTTATTTTGTATAATCTCATACATACTATCTAGTACACActaatagaaacaaaaaaaataaaaataaaaataaaaaatagatcatAAGTTGCTTATAAACATTAAGTTGCAAACTCATTTATATACTATCCCATATATAGTTTGATATTTGGCACCGCAGATGCAGAAATTCATGGCAGTTGTAAACTCATTTCCACTACTATATCCATTATTTCTTACTCCCAACTCACAACAAGAAGCTAAGAACAATAAAATTCCATCTCAAAAAAACTCTTTAAATGGAGAAGGTACAGAATTAGAAGACACGActtgatagatagatagatatagaaGGCAACAAATAAAGCCACCTGATTAAAATTCCAATAGAGAAAAGCACAAATTACTTGAAATTCTAATAAGAACACATTAACTTATAAACATTAAGATACGCAACAGACCAATAATTAATTCACAATTCTTATATCCATTGTGTGCGATTACTCTtcgatttattattataaaatcgAATGTAATTTCTACTCGAAAAGGTACACAATGAGTATAAGAAAGAAATGgtcaaaaacatttttcatttatatAACACTTGTGATAGATGCTGATATACCTGTTGACGAAACATTTCGTTTCATTTCATTAAGTAGTAGTAGTGGCAGCGGCGGCCATGGCACCGTCATTATTGTTGACCTTCGGCTTcggcctcttcctcttcttctcatAACTGACTCCTCTAGCTTTGGCCTGAAAATCTCTGACATCACGAAGGTAAATCCTAACTGCTCTGGCGCCGAACGGGTTGGACTCCGGCCTGCCGCCGTTCTCCTCATAGGCCGCCCTAAGCCGGCCGATGAGGGCGTCGAGGCTGCCCCAGGCTTGGCGGAGCGGGCAGGTGCAGGGCGCCGGAGGGTTCGGGAGGCCGAAGAAGGGGCAGTTATGGTTGTGAACTTTCGTTTTTCCGAACTGATCGAGGTAGTGAAGGAACTCGAGCACGTGTGCGCCGCTGCAGAGGTTCAGCGAGAGCGGCGGACGGTGGTTGCGGAGGTACTGACAGAACGTATTCCAGTCTCGCCGCTTTTGGTTCTCATAACGGCtcgatgaaggagaagaagaagaagatgaagatgaagaaacGGCTACAACGCTGTTACTTCCTCCTCCTCCGCCAACACCGTTCACGGTGGTGGTTGTCGGAACTGTGGCGTTTGATGCTGGTGGTGATGATTCAGAAACCAAATCCATGCCTACACTCTGTAAGATCTACAGATTTTACAGTTGGATCTTGCAACAGATCAgagtaagattttttttttctttctttcaaaacaGTACTGTGAGATTCAAGAACTAGCTAGGGTTTGGGATTTTTCCATCATCTgaacatattatatataataaatataataaataattataataataagtgGTTTCCCGTGATAGTAATTTGAGAATCATGCAGAGAAAGAGAAACCTGGGCAGTGACAGTAGAAGAGATATTAGGCTAAGCTATTATAAGAGAGGAATGCGTGGTTTTCATTTTGTATGTGTACATTCTCGTTGtcagatagagatagagatagaaagaaagaaagaaagggagaaagtgaTAGGAAGAGAGTGTGAGTAGTAATTATTAAGAAGCTAGTTAGTTATGGTTTGGTTGGAGGTTAATGCTGCTTAAGAGTGGTAGTGGTGACtagtttatatataattattggtCGGGAATGGAATTGAAATATAATGGATTGTCAGGTTATCAGAAATTTTCTTAGTTTCTTTATTAGCTCTTGTATCCAATGATTAATTCTATTGTTGtaggttatttatttaaataaagacaACGATTAATCACTACATACATGTTATATATGTGTATATGcctattaataatataaaatttgtatattttatttttcagttaaaaGACCAAGTAAAGGATCATAAGGCCTAAGGGCATGTCTGCTCGCTCGTTTAAATgtgtttatatatttattaaacaaacaaataaataaataagtgttACTGTAAAGGTTTATTTCCGGGAGAGAGGGGGCGGGGGGTTGGGTGGAATCAGAAGTGAAGTGGGAGTTTTATGATATGTTAGTATGTTACCATGACGAAGAAAATGGAGACTGAAGGAAGAAAAGTGACCAAGGGTTAAAATGGAGAAGTGGGAGTAAGAGTGTGTGTTATTCCAAAACAGGACAAAACTTTGGCAGTCACCAGTGATGATGGTGACCAAAGATGACCAGACATATCACCCATTATTAATAactatatttttctctttcttttattttctctcactccTCTTTTGGCCACACCAATCAattcaaacatatatatatatatatatatattagtgctACAGAGTCAATGACCTAagtgtacaatatgtacaatgggttGGGTTAAATATTTGGTTCatgaataaatgaataaaatgaacatcatttatactatctagaataaccattcgATACCAGGATAAATAATCATCCCAAAAACTTAAGCTGATTTTGGGATTCACCAAGAATCGAACTCCTGATTTTTCGGATCTATAACTCTAATATCATATCATGGAACCACTTATCCCAAAAGCATAACTTGATAGGACAatataacactaatgattatatctctaatacttcctaaacctccattgtacgcaTTGTACGCTTAAGTCATTAGCTCTCTTtactttttctcatatatatatatataccatttcCATACCATACATATGCATTATTATTTCCACCCCTTTCtactctctttttatttttagaaagttcaattttaatattataattttttgaaaactgaaattcagatcctattttcaattttaaaaatatttaaaagaatttaaccttttaaaaaaaaaacattgttataatttttaaattataacttttatGAAATTGGAGAATCCAATTGCTTTTAATTACtgtaaaaagtatttaaaaatttgattaattaatattattaatattattaatgttattattaatattaataaatagttACTAGCTAATTatacatttttaattataataatgataAATAGTACTATTTAGCTAAAGAAATACAATTCTTTAAAAATGGTGTATGTTTAAAATATTATGTTTTTGATACaactctttaaaaataaaatattatacttATTGACAATAGAAGAATTACAACAATTAATATACGTGACAAATTATAATTGATGTCtgcaatatatataaatacatcttTGCTATTATTTAAAACATACTAATCATGTGTGTATTTTAATTATTGAGTGTTTTTCTTTATTCAAAAgaattaaaagttttttattattgttaactaAGAAATTTATTAATTTCATTATATTTTGAGAGAATATTATCATCAACTCTAtaacaattaaatataaaaataaatatctcaaaaaaaacatctaattataccttaaaaccaaaataaatataagatttgTAATTACCCAACATATTGCACTGAAAATATACCAATCTTTCCACATAGAAACATATCACACATGAACATCAATTtgtgtcttttttttctttatc includes:
- the LOC112710936 gene encoding protein LIGHT-DEPENDENT SHORT HYPOCOTYLS 1-like, giving the protein MDLVSESSPPASNATVPTTTTVNGVGGGGGSNSVVAVSSSSSSSSSPSSSRYENQKRRDWNTFCQYLRNHRPPLSLNLCSGAHVLEFLHYLDQFGKTKVHNHNCPFFGLPNPPAPCTCPLRQAWGSLDALIGRLRAAYEENGGRPESNPFGARAVRIYLRDVRDFQAKARGVSYEKKRKRPKPKVNNNDGAMAAAATTTT